A genome region from Methanobacterium subterraneum includes the following:
- a CDS encoding flavin reductase family protein: MQIKNFKRESIIPLPVTFISTLSPDGVRNVAPYSCLMPILRPFDLICVATAGVMRDTFDNMKAKEEFVISLPGMDLAGSVMPTAKFVPPEVNEYELAGLDEKSSQKIETPGVDGCYAWMECKLHKIIADEYDNFPYALVMGKVVHLEVRDDIYNVEDGSWDVEKAQPLMMTESNQGMHFCTVKDMDWFEPYGAMFPNGKDPLAGMYED; the protein is encoded by the coding sequence ATGCAGATTAAAAACTTCAAAAGAGAATCCATAATACCTCTGCCAGTGACCTTCATTTCCACCCTCAGCCCAGATGGGGTGAGAAATGTGGCTCCCTACTCATGTCTGATGCCTATTTTACGCCCATTTGACCTGATATGTGTGGCCACTGCCGGGGTGATGAGGGACACCTTCGATAACATGAAGGCTAAGGAAGAATTCGTTATCAGTCTCCCGGGAATGGACTTGGCTGGTAGTGTGATGCCCACCGCTAAATTCGTCCCTCCCGAGGTTAATGAATATGAACTGGCTGGTTTAGATGAAAAATCCAGCCAGAAGATTGAAACACCGGGGGTGGATGGATGTTACGCCTGGATGGAATGCAAACTCCATAAAATCATTGCTGATGAATACGATAACTTTCCCTATGCCTTGGTGATGGGGAAAGTGGTGCATCTGGAAGTAAGAGATGACATATACAACGTGGAAGATGGTTCCTGGGATGTGGAAAAGGCCCAACCATTGATGATGACTGAGTCCAACCAGGGAATGCACTTCTGCACGGTGAAGGATATGGACTGGTTTGAACCCTACGGTGCCATGTTCCCCAATGGTAAGGATCCACTGGCTGGAATGTACGAAGATTGA
- a CDS encoding DUF4013 domain-containing protein produces MDIGEIIGDSFKYPVSNWKRLLILGIIVLISQLSMEIIMLYTSVSGLLYFLLIPALVASLLMMGYQLRTIKTTILGEIEPPEFKKWSKMLIDGLKMFLVALIYQTIPVIVLIAGFVMLLAGSSATKIFGLLIMLLGLFILLIVGIIMVMAISNMAYYGEIGAALRFGEIKRRIESIGWLNYIMLLIILMVIYILIAVGAALISLIPFVGLVLTCLIAYPFMYLFMYRAYGLIFRETLEKEEFPNESDNFLETEETYNNN; encoded by the coding sequence ATGGATATAGGTGAAATTATTGGTGATTCGTTTAAGTATCCAGTTTCTAACTGGAAACGTCTGTTAATCCTGGGTATAATCGTTTTAATTTCCCAGCTTTCAATGGAAATAATAATGTTATACACAAGTGTTTCTGGCTTATTATATTTTCTTTTGATTCCTGCTCTTGTAGCCTCCCTCCTGATGATGGGATATCAACTTAGAACAATAAAAACAACCATATTGGGGGAAATTGAACCTCCTGAATTTAAAAAGTGGAGTAAAATGCTCATAGATGGGCTTAAGATGTTCTTAGTGGCGTTAATCTACCAAACAATCCCTGTAATAGTTTTAATTGCCGGCTTCGTCATGCTACTTGCAGGATCATCCGCCACGAAAATTTTTGGATTGCTTATCATGCTCCTGGGTTTGTTCATTCTCCTCATCGTGGGGATAATAATGGTAATGGCCATATCCAACATGGCATACTATGGAGAAATCGGAGCAGCACTGAGATTTGGAGAAATAAAGAGAAGAATAGAGAGTATCGGTTGGTTAAATTACATAATGCTGTTAATTATCCTGATGGTTATTTATATTCTAATCGCAGTGGGGGCGGCGTTAATATCCTTAATACCATTCGTGGGGCTGGTTTTAACCTGCCTTATAGCTTACCCCTTTATGTATCTCTTCATGTACCGGGCATATGGTTTAATCTTTAGAGAAACACTGGAAAAAGAAGAGTTTCCGAATGAATCAGATAATTTCCTGGAAACAGAAGAAACCTACAACAACAATTAA